GATATGGTTTTCTGGCAGCTCATCGAACGTAGAAGCCACAACTTCCCCTTTAACCGAACGCGACATATCCGTAACTTCTTCCGGACGTTCATCAATCAACAGGACAAATAGTTCAATTTCCGGGTTGTTGGTTGAGATGCTGTTGGCGATTTCTTTGAGGAGTAGTGTTTTACCCGCTTTGGGAGGTGCTACGATCAATCCGCGCTGTCCCAGTCCTACCGGGGCGAGCACATCCATAATGCGTGTGGACAAATGGTTGGGGGATGTTTCGAGAACCAGTTTCTTCTGCGGGTACAATGGGGTTAATGCCGGGAAGTGAAGCCTTTCCGCAGCCGCCGATGGATTCTCACCATTTACAGCGTTGACTTGCAGCAAACCGAAGTATCGCTCGTTTTCTTTAGGTGTTCTACACTTACCTGATACGAGGTCACCTGTTCTTAGGTCAAACTTGCGAATCTGTGAGGCTGAGATGTAGATGTCTTCCGTACTTGGCAGGTAATTGATCGGACGAAGGAATCCGTAGCCTTCAGGTAGAATTTCGAGCACACCCTGCATGAACATCAATCCGCTCTGTTCAGCTTGCGCACGTAGTATAGCGAAGATCAATTCTTTCTTTTTTAAAGTGCCGTAGTAGGGAATTTGATATTTTTTGGCCAGTTTGTAGAGGTCCGTTAGTTTCATTTCTTCCAAATCGGAAATTTGTAGATCCATATAATAACCACCTATTCAATTAATAAGTCCGTGAAATGGATAGTTTCGCTTGATGTTCCGGCTATAAGAGCAGCATCGTTCTGCATTTCTCTTCTGTCCATTGTACGGAATGTAACCGTTATAATGCAAATACTTGTCTTTGAGTGTAAGTTTCCGGGCGGGATAGCCAACTTTCGGCAAGATCCGCTAGTGAGTGAACACGAATACATGAGGCGTTCGATCCGGGCAGACCGGCTATGGAGCGCAGTTCAAACAAAACCGGGGTTTGGGGAAAAGGAAATGATGTTCTTAAAGCCATATGAAGTCTGACTCAAAAAAAGACCCTCCGGTAAAGGAAACAGGAACATTTCGTCTTATCCCGGAGAGACTGAGAACTCTATTAAAACAGGTTTACCCAATTACTGAAAGGATATGCAGTTCTGCCAAAATAATCATTTGAATACCGTAAAACTCGTCATACAATACAGAATTAATCGGTTTCTCGCCACACATCTGCACCTAGCAGACGCAGATTGGTTACTAGATGATCGTACCCGCGGTCGATAAATTCAACGCCTGTCACTTCGGTCACACCTTCACTGACGGTGAGACCCGCGATCACCAGCGCGGCACCGGCGCGAAGATCGGATGCTTTTACCTTGGCCGCATTCAGTGCACTGCCTTCAATAATAGCCGAGCGCCCTTCCACACGGATTTTGGCACCCATGCGTACCAATTCAGGAACGTGCTTGAATCGGTTGCTATATACAAAGTCGCTCAGGACACTCACACCCGTTGCCTGTGTCAATACACTAGTCATCGGGGACTGCAAATCCGTTGGAAAACCGGGATATACGAGCGCCTTAACGTCTACATGATTGTAGCTTGGTTTGCCAATGACACGAATACTTTCGTCGAGTTCTTCAATGCCAACACCCATTTCCAGCAACTTTGCCGTCAAAGCCTCCAGATGTTTAGGAATGACATTGTCAATCAGAACGTCGCCACGCGTCGCAGCCGCAGCGATCATATACGTACCTGCTTGTATACGGTCCGGAATGATAGAATGACGGCAGCCCTTAAGCTCCGACACACCTTCAATGCGGATCGTTTCGGTACCCGCACCCTTGATGCTGGCACCCATTGAATTCAAAAGTGTTGCTACATCTATAATCTCAGGCTCTTTAGCCGCGTTTTCGATAATTGTAGAGCCTTTGGCACGAGTAGCCGCCAGCATGATGTTAATGGTTGCACCTACACTGCTTACATCAAGATAAATCTTTGCTCCGCGCAGCTCTTTGGCATGCAAATGAATGGAGCCATGTTCGTTCGTTACGGTTGCGCCAAGCGCTTCAAACCCTTTGATATGTTGATCAATCGGACGAGGCTCAAAGTTGCAGCCCCCGGGCAAACCAATGGTTGCTTCTTTAAAACGCCCAAGCAGTGCTCCCATCATATAATACGAAGCACGTAGCTTCTTCACGGGACCATTCGGCATGGGAATGGATTTAATATCGGAAGGATCGATCTTCATCTGACTGCCTTCCCAGTGTACACGAGCTCCGAGTTCCTCCAAAATTTCTGCATAAACCGCCACGTCACTCAAAAGCGGCAGGTTGTCCAGCACGACTTCTGACTCGGCAAGCAATGCTGCAGGAATAAGCGCGATGGCGCTGTTCTTGGCGCCGCTTATAGTTACAGTTCCC
Above is a window of Paenibacillus sp. E222 DNA encoding:
- the rho gene encoding transcription termination factor Rho → MDLQISDLEEMKLTDLYKLAKKYQIPYYGTLKKKELIFAILRAQAEQSGLMFMQGVLEILPEGYGFLRPINYLPSTEDIYISASQIRKFDLRTGDLVSGKCRTPKENERYFGLLQVNAVNGENPSAAAERLHFPALTPLYPQKKLVLETSPNHLSTRIMDVLAPVGLGQRGLIVAPPKAGKTLLLKEIANSISTNNPEIELFVLLIDERPEEVTDMSRSVKGEVVASTFDELPENHIKVAELVLERALRLVEAKKDVVILLDSITRLARAYNLVIPPSGRTLSGGIDPAAFHRPKRFFGSARNVEEGGSLTILATALIDTGSRMDDIIYEEFKGTGNMELHLDRKLAERRIFPAIDIRRSGTRREEVLLSKEELDTIWAIRKNMNDSHDFVEGFLKKLRNSKTNAEFLAAFDTAGSSPTSNSGSTTTRRSPRQTAASGTTT
- a CDS encoding UDP-N-acetylglucosamine 1-carboxyvinyltransferase — encoded protein: MEKLMISGGRPLQGTVTISGAKNSAIALIPAALLAESEVVLDNLPLLSDVAVYAEILEELGARVHWEGSQMKIDPSDIKSIPMPNGPVKKLRASYYMMGALLGRFKEATIGLPGGCNFEPRPIDQHIKGFEALGATVTNEHGSIHLHAKELRGAKIYLDVSSVGATINIMLAATRAKGSTIIENAAKEPEIIDVATLLNSMGASIKGAGTETIRIEGVSELKGCRHSIIPDRIQAGTYMIAAAATRGDVLIDNVIPKHLEALTAKLLEMGVGIEELDESIRVIGKPSYNHVDVKALVYPGFPTDLQSPMTSVLTQATGVSVLSDFVYSNRFKHVPELVRMGAKIRVEGRSAIIEGSALNAAKVKASDLRAGAALVIAGLTVSEGVTEVTGVEFIDRGYDHLVTNLRLLGADVWRETD